One Podarcis muralis chromosome 1, rPodMur119.hap1.1, whole genome shotgun sequence genomic window carries:
- the C1H11orf24 gene encoding uncharacterized protein C11orf24 homolog, whose product MWTAVGSFLLISLCVSENGSSILKERGVQVTHVHLLSSEKHCKQACKGPTASGNLHCWSVLYQSRCVLLRCPQLSACQNASTQDVKELMGEFVIRKRRDHEGALQTNNTGKSAGEQELLNKTRLAETETKVPLLPKAPERKVAEGTAVSTTTTVTSTIAAISQGRGIAITTASNNVTTTHGNTTRGIPNVTSGPSTPPQKPSLPPTSFHLTESAITVNSTSSSKGTQTSKLTLGAANTTETPPRTIPTSFATAANNPVLPITLKTGMATGVLIPVNSSSVGMSSSRSPVNSSTNAAAQNPPASATQNSLTTATQNLSASTTQNPLTTATQNLSASTTQNPLTTATQNLSASTTQNPLTTATPNPPASTATGISQTTKRPTTVATKSAELTTIVKTTPDRVTPRVTAKGAETTTTAEQPASATSQPVLVTTYTNPLSVFATKSPVAPPKSVTINQGQDQQDTGSEGSYRPVDVSLLLAVLLFGVLFFVTIVVLFVIQAYESYRKKDYTQVDYLINGMYADSEM is encoded by the exons ATGTGGACAGCTGTTGGGTCTTTTCTGCTGATCTCCTTATGTGTGTCTGAAAACGGCAGCTCCATCTTAAAGGAGAGGGGGGTCCAGGTAACACATGTACATCTGCTCAGCAGTGAAAAGCATTGCAAGCAAGCTTGTAAAGGCCCAACAGCATCAG GTAATCTCCACTGCTGGTCAGTACTGTATCAGAGCCGCTGTGTCCTCTTGCGCTGTCCTCAGCTGAGTGCATGTCAGAACGCCAGCACACAGGATGTTAAAGAACTAATGGGAG AATTTGTGATCCGTAAAAGGAGAGATCATGAAGGAGCCCTTCAAACAAACAACACAGGAAAGTCTGCTGGAGAGCAGGAGCTACTGAATAAAACAAGACTTGCTGAGACAGAAACAAAAGTGCCTCTTTTGCCAAAAGCTCCAGAGAGGAAGGTAGCAGAAGGTACTGCAGTCAGCACAACTACCACTGTCACTTCCACGATCGCTGCCATCTCCCAAGGTAGAGGAATAGCCATAACCACAGCTAGTAACAACGTAACCACAACTCATGGTAACACAACTCGTGGCATCCCAAATGTGACTTCTGGTCCCAGCACTCCCCCTCAGAAACCATCGTTGCCTCCCACATCTTTCCATTTAACTGAAAGTGCTATTACTGTTAACAGTACATCAAGTTCAAAAGGGACGCAAACCAGTAAGTTAACTTTGGGAGCTGCTAACacaacagaaactcctcccaggacTATTCCTACTTCTTTTGCCACAGCAGCAAACAATCCAGTGCTTCCCATAACCCTCAAAACAGGTATGGCAACTGGCGTTCTTATACCAGTGAACTCTAGCAGTGTTGGAATGAGCAGCTCAAGAAGCCCAGTAAACTCATCTACAAATGCAGCTGCCCAAAATCCACCAGCATCAGCCACCCAGAATTCACTAACTACAGCCACCCAGAATCTATCAGCTTCAACCACCCAGAATCCACTAACTACAGCCACCCAGAATCTATCAGCTTCAACCACCCAGAATCCACTAACTACAGCCACCCAGAATCTATCAGCTTCAACCACCCAGAATCCACTAACTACAGCCACCCCGAATCCACCAGCTTCAACAGCCACTGGCATATCTCAGACAACCAAGAGACCAACCACAGTAGCAACAAAGTCAGCTGAACTCACAACAATTGTAAAAACAACTCCAGATAGGGTAACGCCTCGTGTGACTGCAAAGGGTGCTGAAACCACCACCACTGCAGAGCAACCTGCGAGTGCTACGAGTCAACCAGTGCTTGTCACAACTTATACAAATCCCTTGTCAGTGTTTGCAACGAAAAGTCCAGTGGCACCGCCCAAATCAGTAACCATAAACCAAGGCCAAGATCAGCAGGACACAGGTAGTGAGGGTAGCTATCGTCCAGTAGATGTTAGTTTGCTCTTAGCAGTGCTTCTGTTTGGAGTCCTGTTTTTTGTAACAATTGTAGTATTGTTTGTGATACAGGCCTATGAGAGCTACAGGAAGAAAGACTACACCCAAGTGGACTACCTAATCAATGGGATGTATGCAGACTCAGAGATGTGA